The Streptomyces sp. RKND-216 genomic sequence CCGTCGGCGGCGTCCGCGTCCATCGCGCACACCAACCTCGAACCGGGCTCCTCCATCCAGGCATACCTCTCGCAGCCGGCGTTCCAGGACACCGTCAAGCAGCTCGGCGGCAACATCGTGCTGGGCATACCCTTTGGCCTGCTGCTGCCGGTGCTGGTCCCGCGTGCCCGCGGTCTCCTGCGCGTCACCCTGGCCACGGCGGTGGTGATGCTGCTCGTCGAACTGGTGCAGGGCGCGCTCATCAACGGGCGGGCGTTCGACGTCGACGACGTGATCCTCAACTGCAGCGGTGCGCTCCTCGGCTACCTGCTGCTCGGCCGCCGGCTGGGCCGGGCCGTTCACCCGCCGCGCCGCCGCTGGTGGCAGCGGATGACGGGGCGTCCGGTCGCGGGTTGAGTGACCGGGCGGGACACGGATCCCGTAGTGCCGTCGCCCGCCGTCTCCCGGCTGCTTCCCGGGCCCGCGCCCCCTGCCGCCCCACCCCGGGGTCGATGCGTGTACACCGGGGGGCGCTCCGGCCTACCATGGCGAATGCCGCGCTCGTACGCACCACCGGGAGCCGCCATGAGCCCGATCGCAGGCCCCGCCGGACGCCCGCCCGCGCGCCCCCGCCCCCGTACGGTGCCCGCGGCCCTCGTGACGTTCGCTGTCCTCGTGCTGACCCTCGGGCTGGCTTCCTGCGGCACCGCCGACGGGTCCGCGGACGGCCTCTCGCGGGACGTCGGCGTGGCGGCGTGGACCGACGCCCGGACCGGTGTGCTGGCGGTGGCACGGCAGGCGGACGCCCAGCTCGGCGCTGCCGCCGAGGCCGCGCGTACCGGCGCCGCCGACGCTGCCGAACGGGCGGCTGCGGAGCAGGCGCGCCGGGCGGCGGTCGAGGCACAGGGAGGCGCAGGGCAGCCCGCTGCCCGCCCCGGAGGTTCGGCGGCCGACGAACCCGCGCAGTGCACCACCCGGCCCGAGGACCGGGCAGCGTGCACCACGCCGGAGGGCGCCGAGGTCACGCCCGGCGGCGGCGACGTCGACGGCGACGGCGTGTTCGAGCCGCACGAGCCGGTCGGACCCGGATACAAGGACCCGCGCGCCTACGACGGCGGGCCCACTTCCGGCGAGACGCAGTGCCAGTGGGCACGCGAGCAGGGCCACGGCTGCTGACACGGCGCGAGCACCGCCCGGGAACGCGCAGCGTTCCACGGCCGCCCGCCTGCGCGTACCGGACTCGTCGCTCGTCAGAGGGTGTGGCCCCGCACGGCGGAGACCGCCTTGCGGGCCGCCACCAGCACCGGGTCCCACACGGGGGAGAACGGCGGCGCGTACCCCAGGTCCAGCGCGGTCAGCTGCTCCACCGTCATCCGCGCGGTGAGCGCCACCGCGGCGATGTCGACGCGCTTGCCCGCACCCTCCCGGCCGACGATCTGCACGCCCAGCAGGCGGCCCGTTCGGACCTCCGCGAGCATCTTCACGTGCATGGGCGCGGCTCCGGGGAAGTACCCGGCGCGGCTGGTCGCCTCGACCGTCGTGGAGACCCAGCGCAGGCCGAGCTCGTCCGCCTGCTGTTCCAGCAGGCCCGTACGGGCGATCTCCAGGTCGCACACCTTGCTCACCGCCGTGCCGACCACGCCCGGGAACGTGCCGTAGTCGCCGGCCACGTTGGCGCCGATGATCTGGCCGTGCTTGTTGGCGTGCGTGCCCAGCGCGATGTGCCGGGTGCGGCCGGAAACCAGGTCCAGCACCTCGACGCAGTCGCCGCCGGCCCACACGTCCGCCCTGCCGCGCACCCGCATCGTCGGGTCGGTCAGCAGCCCGCCGGAGTCGCCCAGCGGCAGGCCGGCCGCCCCGGCGAGCGAAGTCTCGGGCCGCACACCGAGACCCAGCACGACGACGTCCGCCGGATACTCGCCCTCGTCGGTGGCGACCGCGCGGGCGTGTCCCCGGCCGTCGGTGAGGATGCCCGTGACGGCCTCGCCGGTGCGCACGTCCATGCCCATGCCGCACATGGCCTCGCGCACCAGTGCACCCATGTCGGGGTCGAGGGTCGTCATGGGCTGCTCTGCCCGGTCCAGCACGGTGACGCGGTAGCCGCGGCGCACCAGGGCCTCCGACATCTCGACGCCGATGTACCCGGCGCCGACGACCACGGCCCGGGGCTCCCGCCCGGCCGGTGCCCCGGACTCCTGCTGCTCCAGCGCGTCGAACAGCGCGGTGCCGTCCTCCAGCGACTGCACGCCGTGCACACCGGGGGCGTCGATCCCGTCCAGCGGGGGGCGCAGCGGGCGCGCGCCGGTCGCGAGGACCAGCTTGTCGAAGCCCGTCCACTGCCCGCGCCCGTCCCGGTCGCGGGTGCGGACCCGCTGCCCGTCCAGGTCGAGTTCGGTCACCTCGGTGTGCAGCCGCAGGTCGATGCCGCGCTCGCGGTGCTCCTGCGGAGTCCGGGCGATCAGGTCGTCCCGCTCGCCGACGTCGCCGCCGATCCAGTACGGGATGCCGCACGCCGAGTAGGAGGTGAAGCGGCCGCGTTCGAAGGCGACGATCTCCAGTTCGTCCGGCTTCCGCAGACGCCGTGCGCGGGATGCGGCGGCCATTCCGGCCGCGTCGCCCCCGACGACGACGAGTCGCTCGGCCGCCATCAGCAGCGGCCCGCAGGCGGGCACGGCCGCGTGGACTCGGGCACGAAGCTCATCACCACTCCCGTGCTGGGGATCGTTGCCGACGTGGTCAGCGTACCCAGACCTTCAGCGGCAACGGCTCGCGTACGGGTGGGCCGGTCGCTCGTGCCGACCGCCGGTCGTCGTGGCACGGGAGGACCCGGCACCCCCGTGGTGGTGCCGGGTCCTCGGCTGCGCCCGCGGTGCGGGCGTCAGTGCCGGGAACCGGAGAGGTCATCCCCGGCTATTTCCGTTGAGTGCTGTGACTTGCTGCGCGGCTGCGGCGCTCCCCGCGGTCCTTGATGGGTCATTGAGGACCGGAACCGTCCGCAGAGCTTCCTAGGCTGGCCGCATGCTGCGACCCACCCTCGCCCAGCGCCGCGCGATCCTGGCGCGCCGCCACCTGCTGGCCCCCTCCGCCCGCGCCGCGACGACCGAGCAGGTCACCCGCGCCCTGCTCGCCCTGCACGCCACCGACGCCGCCACGGTGACCCTCAGCGCCTACACCCGTCTCGCGGCGCCGGACCTCGCCGACATGGAGCGAGCGCTCTACCAGGACCGCACGCTGCTGCGGATGCACTGCATGCGCCGCACCCTGTTCGTCGTCCCGGTCGAGGA encodes the following:
- a CDS encoding VanZ family protein yields the protein MAGGFRRWWTGREHEPGKTGGAAQRTSRWRAERKTEREQDAAKGAPVPRSADERRGPSGFVRVLAMLLAFAGMVAFAGVLSRLTLEPSAASASIAHTNLEPGSSIQAYLSQPAFQDTVKQLGGNIVLGIPFGLLLPVLVPRARGLLRVTLATAVVMLLVELVQGALINGRAFDVDDVILNCSGALLGYLLLGRRLGRAVHPPRRRWWQRMTGRPVAG
- a CDS encoding FAD-dependent oxidoreductase; this translates as MAAERLVVVGGDAAGMAAASRARRLRKPDELEIVAFERGRFTSYSACGIPYWIGGDVGERDDLIARTPQEHRERGIDLRLHTEVTELDLDGQRVRTRDRDGRGQWTGFDKLVLATGARPLRPPLDGIDAPGVHGVQSLEDGTALFDALEQQESGAPAGREPRAVVVGAGYIGVEMSEALVRRGYRVTVLDRAEQPMTTLDPDMGALVREAMCGMGMDVRTGEAVTGILTDGRGHARAVATDEGEYPADVVVLGLGVRPETSLAGAAGLPLGDSGGLLTDPTMRVRGRADVWAGGDCVEVLDLVSGRTRHIALGTHANKHGQIIGANVAGDYGTFPGVVGTAVSKVCDLEIARTGLLEQQADELGLRWVSTTVEATSRAGYFPGAAPMHVKMLAEVRTGRLLGVQIVGREGAGKRVDIAAVALTARMTVEQLTALDLGYAPPFSPVWDPVLVAARKAVSAVRGHTL